A stretch of the Theileria equi strain WA chromosome 1, complete sequence genome encodes the following:
- a CDS encoding signal peptide-containing protein (encoded by transcript BEWA_028250A), which produces MRILVLFWVVSLVRLCHSLKLTSPLKKVGISFDLESPDINKVFASISRDAGLDVVKHLPKPHVQITKVIRGGSTVWTARQGESCTAITVPSLYSDTHVSLMCSLGNLVYTRRYRRAHTGWKQVSEGDFVKSVNDLSKKLKFVPQMLDISLIDPKKTEVYEDAADGVLHKSYFPKHGNFNRVSDGQNVVWYGDQKDVCTAVYSGTKDGVLLVTIHLSEQGGTELKHYMRRENEWFSVPHGDFNQENMIRAKYF; this is translated from the coding sequence atgaggattctggTGCTGTTCTGGGTTGTTTCTCTGGTAAGACTCTGCCATAGCCTAAAGCTGACGAGCCCCTTAAAGAAGGTGGGCATTAGCTTCGACTTGGAGAGCCCGGACATCAACAAGGTCTTTGCCAGCATCTCGAGGGACGCAGGTCTGGATGTGGTCAAACACTTGCCAAAGCCACACGTGCAAATCACAAAAGTCATCCGCGGGGGTAGCACAGTATGGACCGCCAGACAGGGCGAGAGCTGCACGGCCATAACTGTGCCTTCGCTCTACTCGGATACGCATGTCAGTCTGATGTGCAGCCTCGGGAATCTCGTCTACACGAGGCGTTACAGAAGGGCTCATACCGGGTGGAAGCAGGTTTCGGAGGGAGACTTTGTCAAGAGCGTAAATGACCTCAGCAAGAAGCTCAAGTTTGTGCCACAGATGCTGGACATTTCGCTAATTGACCCCAAGAAAACTGAGGTCTATGAAGACGCCGCAGATGGAGTTCTTCACAAGTCCTACTTTCCAAAACACGGCAACTTTAACAGAGTCTCGGATGGTCAGAACGTCGTCTGGTATGGAGACCAAAAGGACGTTTGCACGGCGGTATATTCCGGGACCAAAGACGGGGTCTTGCTGGTCACAATTCACCTGAGTGAGCAAGGCGGTACCGAACTCAAACATTACATGAGGAGAGAGAACGAGTGGTTTTCAGTCCCTCACGGAGACTTCAACCAGGAAAACATGATTAGAGCAAAGTATTTCTAG